In a genomic window of Saccharothrix sp. HUAS TT1:
- a CDS encoding AAA family ATPase codes for MTPPRTSSPVLVGRGEELAALLAAVAAQPSVVLVAGESGVGKSRLVRELLGRPELGPLRVLTGFCQPLREPFPYGAVLDALRNVGAYLDRVSLTPVTGVLRPLLPEIADRLPDPPERPDDPRHERHHLFRAVRELLSVLGPVLLVVEDLHWADDGCRHLLRFLMADPPPNLTTLVTYRREDAPGGMPLGSAYRPPAGVASALVELGPLDVGQVHDLTAAILDVDAVPAEFAARLHERTAGIPFVVEEVLRALRHPDWRLLDEVEAPALLRDAMAERLTRLPATGRRIAQAAAVLGVPATEQLLAEVGAVAPERARAALTHALHSGVLHETPDVRYGFRHALAQQAVYDTLTGPERQRLHLRALDVLDHAAPRPFMQLAEHSRRAGRLADWLRHGEAAADRALEVGDPSTATHLYQRLLDEASLTPADVDRLAVKLGRVARGGLDQHDPRATLERLLNDHRLSTAARGEVRLNLGFLLIRQFDGPQHGRGAIEHAIAELAERPDLAMRARAVLAQPFVGATPLAEHLRWMREVEGFIASCEDEEVRFALLANQLGTRMCVGDHTVMAELDRLPDTATDLEVRRHLARAHCNLADAFALVGHFDLARDFLDRGLRLTVGAGVPFTEGTGQSTRIHLDWHTGDWASLADRGTRLLEEYREMLPVAAEISLVLGCLAVARGDWDAAERHLAESGVRSVENSITPVALAGFAALTRLWFERGDPARACAEADRGLALARRKGVWAWLGELAPAAVDAFCAAGRVEDAAELVEEFDAGLVDRDAPLAHVGLRVCRALIALHAHRDDAAPLLREARRAADDLGLRYCSATLSERIALVALDGGDEGAAVALGEVAARFDALGASRDAARCRHLVRGAGVVTPSRRGRRGYGNALSPREQDVARLLAGGRTNREIADVLFLSPRTVEQHVARVLRKLGVASRADLRA; via the coding sequence ATGACGCCACCGCGAACCAGTTCCCCCGTCCTGGTGGGCCGGGGCGAGGAGCTGGCCGCGTTGCTGGCCGCCGTGGCGGCCCAGCCGTCGGTGGTGCTGGTGGCGGGTGAGTCCGGGGTCGGCAAGAGCCGGTTGGTGCGCGAACTGCTCGGCAGGCCCGAGCTGGGACCGCTGCGCGTGCTCACCGGGTTCTGCCAGCCGCTGCGCGAGCCGTTCCCGTACGGCGCGGTGCTGGACGCGTTGCGCAACGTCGGCGCTTACCTGGATCGGGTGTCACTGACCCCCGTGACCGGGGTGTTGCGGCCGTTGCTGCCCGAGATCGCCGACCGCCTGCCCGACCCGCCCGAACGCCCGGACGACCCGCGGCACGAGCGGCACCACCTGTTCCGCGCGGTGCGCGAGCTGCTGTCCGTGCTCGGGCCGGTCCTGCTGGTGGTGGAGGACCTGCACTGGGCCGACGACGGCTGCCGGCACCTGCTGCGCTTCCTGATGGCCGACCCGCCGCCGAACCTGACCACGCTGGTCACCTACCGCCGCGAGGACGCGCCCGGCGGCATGCCGCTGGGCAGCGCCTACCGCCCGCCCGCCGGGGTGGCGTCGGCGCTGGTCGAACTGGGTCCGCTGGACGTCGGCCAGGTGCACGACCTCACCGCCGCGATCCTGGACGTGGACGCGGTGCCCGCCGAGTTCGCCGCCCGGCTGCACGAGCGGACGGCGGGCATCCCGTTCGTGGTCGAGGAGGTGCTGCGGGCGCTGCGGCACCCGGACTGGCGGCTGCTGGACGAGGTCGAGGCGCCGGCCCTGCTGCGGGACGCGATGGCCGAGCGCCTGACCCGGTTGCCGGCCACCGGGCGGCGCATCGCCCAGGCCGCGGCCGTGCTCGGCGTGCCGGCCACCGAGCAGCTGCTGGCCGAGGTCGGCGCGGTCGCGCCCGAGCGGGCGAGGGCCGCGCTCACCCACGCGCTGCACAGCGGCGTGCTGCACGAGACCCCCGACGTGCGCTACGGCTTCCGCCACGCGCTGGCCCAGCAGGCCGTCTACGACACGCTCACCGGCCCCGAGCGGCAACGGCTGCACCTGCGCGCGCTCGACGTCCTCGACCACGCCGCGCCGCGGCCGTTCATGCAGCTGGCCGAGCACAGCCGGCGCGCCGGGCGGCTCGCCGACTGGCTGCGGCACGGCGAGGCCGCCGCCGACCGGGCGCTGGAGGTCGGCGACCCGTCCACCGCCACGCACCTCTACCAGCGACTGCTGGACGAGGCGTCCCTCACGCCCGCCGACGTGGACCGGCTCGCGGTGAAGCTGGGCCGGGTCGCCCGCGGCGGGCTCGACCAGCACGACCCGCGGGCCACGCTGGAACGCCTGCTCAACGACCACCGGCTGTCCACGGCCGCGCGCGGCGAGGTGCGGTTGAACCTCGGCTTCCTGCTGATCCGCCAGTTCGACGGGCCGCAGCACGGCCGGGGCGCCATCGAGCACGCCATCGCCGAGCTGGCCGAGCGCCCGGACCTGGCGATGCGCGCGCGGGCCGTGCTGGCGCAGCCGTTCGTCGGGGCCACGCCGCTGGCCGAGCACCTGCGCTGGATGCGCGAGGTGGAGGGGTTCATCGCGTCGTGCGAGGACGAGGAGGTGCGGTTCGCGCTGCTGGCCAACCAGCTGGGCACCCGGATGTGCGTCGGCGACCACACCGTGATGGCCGAGCTGGACCGGTTGCCCGACACCGCCACCGACCTGGAGGTCCGGCGGCACCTGGCGCGGGCGCACTGCAACCTGGCCGACGCGTTCGCCCTGGTCGGCCACTTCGACCTGGCCCGCGACTTCCTCGACCGGGGGCTGCGGCTCACCGTCGGCGCGGGCGTGCCGTTCACCGAGGGCACCGGCCAGTCCACCCGCATCCACCTGGACTGGCACACCGGCGACTGGGCCTCGTTGGCCGACCGCGGCACGCGGCTGCTGGAGGAGTACCGCGAGATGCTGCCGGTCGCGGCCGAGATCAGCCTGGTGCTGGGCTGCCTGGCGGTGGCGCGGGGCGACTGGGACGCGGCCGAGCGGCACCTGGCGGAGAGCGGCGTGCGGTCGGTGGAGAACTCGATCACGCCGGTGGCGCTGGCCGGGTTCGCCGCGCTGACCAGGCTGTGGTTCGAGCGCGGCGACCCGGCGCGGGCGTGCGCCGAGGCCGATCGCGGGCTGGCGCTGGCCCGGCGCAAGGGGGTGTGGGCGTGGCTGGGCGAGCTGGCGCCCGCCGCGGTGGACGCGTTCTGCGCGGCCGGGCGGGTCGAGGACGCGGCAGAGCTGGTGGAGGAGTTCGACGCGGGGCTGGTGGACCGGGACGCGCCGCTGGCGCACGTGGGGCTGCGGGTGTGCCGGGCGCTGATCGCGCTGCACGCCCACCGGGACGACGCCGCGCCCCTGCTGCGGGAGGCCCGGCGGGCGGCCGACGACCTCGGGTTGCGGTACTGCTCGGCGACGTTGTCCGAGCGGATCGCGCTGGTGGCGCTGGACGGCGGTGACGAGGGCGCGGCGGTGGCGCTGGGCGAGGTCGCGGCGCGGTTCGACGCGCTGGGCGCGAGCCGGGACGCGGCGCGGTGCCGGCACCTGGTGCGCGGCGCGGGGGTGGTGACGCCGTCGCGGCGCGGGCGGCGCGGGTACGGCAACGCGTTGTCGCCGCGCGAGCAGGACGTGGCGCGGCTGCTGGCCGGGGGCCGGACGAACCGGGAGATCGCCGACGTGCTGTTCCTGTCGCCGCGCACGGTCGAGCAGCACGTGGCGCGGGTGCTGCGCAAGCTCGGCGTGGCGTCGCGGGCCGACCTGCGGGCGTGA
- a CDS encoding LuxR C-terminal-related transcriptional regulator produces the protein MAFAVELTFRDARQVRRSIHLAHREYWRPLAEQGVLVGTGPWADGSGVLLIVQVPDDAAARDLVRGDPYVRSQSIAEVRIRQWHVLLGVPEGERVPGIVRPRDGQSAEARSREPLTPHEHRIALMMLEGMTNRQIAEHFSVSTRAVELHITRIYRKLDIGRRAQLAAAMPWGQRSYL, from the coding sequence GTGGCTTTCGCCGTTGAGTTGACATTTCGTGATGCGCGCCAGGTGCGGAGATCCATTCATCTCGCGCACCGGGAATATTGGCGTCCGCTGGCCGAGCAGGGCGTGCTCGTCGGGACCGGCCCCTGGGCCGACGGTTCCGGTGTGCTGCTCATCGTTCAGGTGCCCGATGACGCCGCGGCCCGGGACCTGGTGCGCGGTGACCCGTACGTGCGATCGCAGTCGATCGCGGAGGTGCGCATACGCCAGTGGCACGTGCTGCTGGGTGTGCCGGAAGGTGAGCGCGTGCCGGGCATCGTCCGGCCGCGCGACGGGCAGAGCGCCGAGGCGCGCTCGCGCGAGCCGTTGACGCCGCACGAGCACCGGATCGCGCTGATGATGTTGGAGGGGATGACGAACCGGCAGATCGCCGAGCACTTCTCGGTGTCGACCCGGGCCGTCGAGCTCCACATCACCCGCATCTACCGCAAGCTCGACATCGGCAGGCGGGCGCAGCTCGCCGCGGCGATGCCGTGGGGCCAGCGCTCGTACCTGTAA
- a CDS encoding GNAT family N-acetyltransferase: MSSWSVQPERLDSPVAAAIVRTYLADIIGRYYGRPATRAEIDLAIAEDPTDDLARFFVGRWGGEVRGCVGFRLVAPRTAELKRVFVAPAARGTGGGAALLAAVEEAAVSLGVAAIRLDTRTDLVEARALYARHGYREVPAFSDDRYAEHWLEKRL; encoded by the coding sequence ATGAGTTCCTGGTCCGTTCAGCCCGAACGCCTTGACAGCCCGGTCGCGGCAGCCATCGTCCGCACCTACTTGGCCGACATCATCGGCCGCTACTACGGCCGGCCGGCCACCCGGGCGGAGATCGACCTGGCGATCGCCGAGGACCCGACCGACGACCTGGCCCGGTTCTTCGTCGGCCGGTGGGGCGGTGAGGTGCGAGGGTGCGTCGGCTTCCGGCTGGTCGCGCCCCGAACGGCCGAACTGAAGAGGGTGTTCGTCGCGCCGGCGGCCCGCGGCACCGGTGGGGGAGCGGCGCTGCTCGCGGCGGTGGAGGAGGCCGCTGTCTCACTTGGTGTTGCGGCCATTCGCCTCGACACCCGTACTGACCTGGTCGAAGCGCGGGCGCTGTACGCCAGGCACGGCTACCGTGAGGTGCCCGCGTTCAGCGACGACCGCTATGCGGAGCACTGGTTGGAAAAGCGGCTATAG
- a CDS encoding enoyl-CoA hydratase/isomerase family protein, translated as MAEQQVRLERDAVGLAVLTVDAPPLNLFTAELQDLLEAAVEDLEDRPARALLVRFEGKVVSGGVDVGLFAAQKTPAQAKALFDQMLELPERLAALPFPTVFAAHGLCLTWAFEVAVACDIVLAARRATFGLVEKVVGLTPTMGGTQRLAARAGVGRAKELVMTGERYDAATLERWGVVNRVLPDEGFDDAALEFTLALAAGPTVAHAATKRVLAHYESGGVAEANAHITTIAAGLFETEDLRGAVKSFLTDGPGRATFSGR; from the coding sequence GTGGCTGAGCAACAGGTGCGCCTCGAGCGGGACGCGGTCGGGTTGGCCGTGCTCACCGTCGACGCTCCCCCGTTGAACCTCTTCACCGCCGAGCTGCAGGACCTGCTGGAGGCGGCGGTCGAGGACCTGGAGGACAGACCGGCGCGGGCCCTGCTGGTCCGCTTCGAGGGCAAGGTGGTCAGCGGCGGGGTCGACGTGGGGCTGTTCGCCGCGCAGAAGACGCCCGCGCAGGCCAAGGCGCTGTTCGACCAGATGCTGGAGCTGCCCGAGCGGCTGGCCGCGCTGCCGTTCCCGACCGTGTTCGCCGCCCACGGGCTGTGCCTGACCTGGGCGTTCGAGGTGGCGGTCGCGTGCGACATCGTGCTGGCGGCGCGGCGGGCGACGTTCGGCCTGGTGGAGAAGGTCGTCGGGCTGACCCCGACCATGGGCGGCACGCAGCGGCTGGCCGCGCGGGCGGGCGTGGGCCGGGCCAAGGAGCTCGTGATGACCGGCGAGCGCTACGACGCGGCCACCCTGGAGCGGTGGGGCGTGGTGAACCGGGTGCTGCCGGACGAGGGCTTCGACGACGCGGCGCTGGAGTTCACGCTCGCGCTGGCGGCCGGGCCGACGGTGGCGCACGCGGCGACCAAGCGGGTGCTGGCGCACTACGAGAGCGGCGGCGTGGCCGAGGCGAACGCGCACATCACCACGATCGCCGCCGGGCTGTTCGAGACCGAGGACCTGCGCGGCGCGGTGAAGTCGTTCCTGACCGACGGGCCGGGCCGGGCGACGTTCAGCGGTCGCTGA
- a CDS encoding serine/threonine-protein kinase has translation MQPLPPNAPSRIGDYTLLAALGRGAMGSVYLARSRGGRPIAVKVARPELADNPEFRERFRREVEMARAVGGFWTATVVDADPDAERPWMATEYIPGPSLQQAVQDHGPLPERAVRRLAGGLSEALVAIHGAGLVHRDLKPSNVLLAADGPRVIDFGIARALEHSALTEAGIVFGTPGYLSPEQVVGQRITTQSDVFALGSVLVYAATGGGPFGEGATSALVYRVVHQEPDLSRVPPGLVPLIVPLLVREPANRPTPGRLLELIGPPSAEPSWLPAGVRTMVEQRHTELSKLPAKPPTRVMVDDPPPKKSPTRIAPAPAPAPTPTPTPAPVAVRADPQRKDIRPTGVRFRNSRAVGLGWAGANVLAALVTGPLADQQLGAPGAVRLAAFIAFLAFAVAAVRLLIGVARPVLTLDVGPDGITLSNGAESSRLPWYAIARVKVEAHHARPWLVVWLVGAAKPPKTLGRGSFTQHKGGLRVYPISHERYRKRRDRDVVELRSALAWYGSAAYDPR, from the coding sequence GTGCAGCCACTGCCCCCGAACGCCCCGTCGCGGATCGGCGACTACACGCTGCTCGCCGCCCTCGGTCGCGGCGCGATGGGCTCGGTCTACCTGGCCCGCTCCCGCGGCGGCCGGCCGATCGCGGTCAAGGTGGCGCGGCCGGAGCTGGCCGACAACCCGGAGTTCCGCGAGCGCTTCCGCCGCGAGGTGGAGATGGCCCGCGCGGTCGGCGGCTTCTGGACCGCCACCGTGGTCGACGCCGACCCGGACGCCGAGCGGCCGTGGATGGCCACCGAGTACATCCCCGGACCGAGCCTCCAGCAGGCCGTGCAGGACCACGGGCCGCTGCCCGAGCGCGCCGTGCGCCGCCTCGCGGGCGGGCTGTCCGAGGCGCTGGTCGCGATCCACGGCGCGGGCCTCGTGCACCGCGACCTCAAGCCGTCCAACGTGCTGCTGGCCGCCGACGGCCCGCGGGTCATCGACTTCGGCATCGCCCGCGCGCTGGAGCACTCGGCGCTGACCGAGGCGGGCATCGTGTTCGGCACCCCCGGCTACCTCTCGCCGGAGCAGGTCGTCGGTCAGCGGATCACCACCCAGAGCGACGTGTTCGCGCTCGGCTCGGTGCTGGTCTACGCCGCCACCGGCGGTGGTCCGTTCGGCGAGGGCGCGACGTCCGCGCTGGTCTACCGCGTGGTCCACCAGGAGCCGGACCTGTCCCGGGTCCCGCCGGGCCTGGTGCCGCTGATCGTGCCGCTCCTGGTCCGGGAACCGGCGAACCGGCCGACGCCCGGCCGGCTGCTGGAGCTGATCGGCCCGCCGTCCGCCGAGCCGTCCTGGCTGCCCGCGGGCGTGCGCACGATGGTCGAGCAGCGGCACACCGAGCTGAGCAAGCTGCCCGCCAAGCCGCCGACCAGGGTCATGGTGGACGACCCGCCGCCCAAGAAGTCGCCGACGCGCATCGCACCCGCACCCGCACCTGCGCCCACTCCCACACCCACGCCCGCGCCGGTGGCCGTCCGGGCCGACCCCCAGCGCAAGGACATCCGCCCGACCGGCGTCCGGTTCCGCAACTCCCGCGCCGTCGGCCTGGGCTGGGCCGGCGCGAACGTGCTCGCCGCCCTGGTCACCGGCCCGCTGGCCGATCAGCAGCTGGGCGCGCCCGGCGCGGTCCGGCTGGCCGCGTTCATCGCGTTCCTGGCGTTCGCGGTGGCCGCGGTCCGGCTGCTCATCGGGGTCGCCCGCCCGGTGCTCACCCTCGACGTCGGCCCGGACGGCATCACGCTGTCCAACGGCGCCGAGTCGAGCCGCCTGCCGTGGTACGCGATCGCCCGGGTCAAGGTCGAGGCGCACCACGCCCGCCCGTGGCTCGTGGTGTGGCTCGTCGGCGCGGCCAAGCCGCCGAAGACCCTGGGCCGCGGCAGCTTCACCCAGCACAAGGGCGGCCTGCGCGTCTACCCGATCTCGCACGAGCGCTACCGCAAGCGCCGCGACCGCGACGTGGTCGAGCTGCGCTCCGCCCTCGCCTGGTACGGCTCCGCCGCCTACGACCCGCGCTGA
- a CDS encoding glycosyltransferase produces the protein MPLAVVIVTYHSADVVEDCLKSVAVALRSIPDSRVVVVDNASTDDTLAIVARVAPDARIVARPTNDGFAAGVNAGFAAAPDCDVLVLNPDVRLDPDAVSLLRAALALPGAGVAVPRLTGADGAPQPSLRRAPNPLRALGEALLGGNRAGRFAALGELVVDPLRYETAGTADWATGAAWLISREAREAAGVLEERYFLYSEETEYMLRVGRRGHAVRYEPRARAVHIGGEQSTSAVLWSMATTNRVRMVRERGGRAAAFAMWWAVLLNELLRAPRGAKHRRAVGDLLRWRRWPARPGADRDDEPGWVCFSAQDWWYHNRAHSDFQLMRSMAAHRRVLVVNSIGMRMPTRGNSTHVARRILRKLRSVAKFVRRPMPDFYVMSPLPLPFYGSPLLRRVNAVLVRAQVRLVALFLGLRTPVIMVTIPTAWDVVAPMRRRSLVFNRSDRHSDFPEADRASIEALENRLLANADHVVYVSHALMDEELPRTGARAHFLDHGVDVDHFTARPEHRWPDDVRSIPGPRIGFFGALDDFVVDFDLLERVAVELPEASLVLIGDATHPMERFDKHPNVHWLGFRPYDLIPAYGSAFDVAIMPWQDNDWIKRSNPIKLKEYLALGLPVVSTDFAELAGYTDRVRAATSHAAFVDAVRATLADGPLLPAGALRASVEPHSWQARTRTLLALTTARRS, from the coding sequence GTGCCGCTTGCCGTCGTCATCGTGACCTACCACAGCGCCGACGTGGTCGAGGACTGCCTCAAGTCCGTCGCCGTCGCGCTGCGGTCCATCCCGGACAGCCGGGTCGTGGTGGTGGACAACGCCTCCACCGACGACACGCTGGCGATCGTCGCCAGGGTGGCCCCGGACGCCCGGATCGTGGCCCGCCCGACCAACGACGGCTTCGCGGCGGGCGTCAACGCCGGGTTCGCCGCCGCCCCGGACTGCGACGTGCTGGTGCTCAACCCGGACGTCCGGCTCGACCCCGACGCTGTCTCGCTGCTGCGCGCCGCGCTGGCGCTGCCCGGCGCCGGTGTCGCGGTGCCCCGGCTGACCGGCGCCGACGGCGCGCCGCAGCCGTCGCTGCGGCGCGCGCCGAACCCGTTGCGGGCACTGGGCGAAGCGCTGCTCGGCGGCAACCGCGCGGGCCGGTTCGCCGCGCTCGGCGAACTGGTGGTCGACCCGCTGCGCTACGAGACGGCGGGCACGGCGGACTGGGCGACCGGCGCGGCGTGGCTGATCTCCCGCGAGGCGCGCGAAGCGGCCGGCGTGCTGGAGGAGCGGTACTTCCTGTACTCCGAGGAGACCGAGTACATGCTGCGCGTGGGTCGGCGCGGCCACGCCGTCCGCTACGAGCCGCGGGCGCGGGCCGTGCACATCGGCGGCGAGCAGTCGACGTCGGCGGTGCTGTGGTCGATGGCCACCACGAACCGGGTGCGGATGGTCCGCGAGCGCGGCGGCCGGGCGGCCGCGTTCGCCATGTGGTGGGCGGTGCTGCTGAACGAGCTGCTGCGCGCGCCGCGCGGGGCCAAGCACCGCCGGGCCGTCGGCGACCTGCTGCGCTGGCGGCGCTGGCCCGCCCGCCCCGGCGCGGACCGGGACGACGAGCCGGGCTGGGTGTGCTTCTCCGCCCAGGACTGGTGGTACCACAACCGGGCGCACTCGGACTTCCAGCTGATGCGGTCGATGGCCGCGCACCGCCGGGTGCTCGTGGTCAACAGCATCGGCATGCGGATGCCCACCCGCGGCAACAGCACGCACGTCGCCCGGCGCATCCTGCGCAAGCTGCGCAGCGTGGCGAAGTTCGTCCGCCGGCCGATGCCCGACTTCTACGTGATGTCGCCGCTGCCGCTGCCGTTCTACGGCTCGCCGCTGCTGCGCCGGGTCAACGCCGTGCTGGTCCGCGCCCAGGTCCGGCTGGTGGCGCTGTTCCTCGGGCTGCGCACCCCGGTGATCATGGTGACGATCCCGACCGCGTGGGACGTGGTCGCGCCGATGCGCCGGCGGAGCCTGGTGTTCAACCGCTCGGACCGGCACTCGGACTTCCCCGAGGCCGACCGCGCGTCCATCGAGGCGTTGGAGAACCGGCTGCTGGCCAACGCCGACCACGTCGTCTACGTCAGCCACGCCCTGATGGACGAGGAGCTGCCGCGCACCGGCGCGCGGGCCCACTTCCTCGACCACGGCGTGGACGTCGACCACTTCACCGCGCGGCCGGAGCACCGGTGGCCGGACGACGTCCGCTCGATCCCCGGCCCCCGGATCGGCTTCTTCGGCGCGCTGGACGACTTCGTGGTCGACTTCGACCTGCTCGAACGCGTCGCCGTCGAGCTGCCCGAGGCGTCCCTGGTGCTGATCGGCGACGCCACCCACCCGATGGAGCGCTTCGACAAGCACCCCAACGTGCACTGGCTGGGCTTCCGCCCCTACGACCTGATCCCGGCCTACGGCTCGGCGTTCGACGTGGCGATCATGCCCTGGCAGGACAACGACTGGATCAAGCGGTCCAACCCGATCAAGCTGAAGGAGTACCTGGCGCTGGGCCTCCCGGTGGTCAGCACCGACTTCGCCGAGCTGGCCGGCTACACCGACCGGGTCCGCGCGGCGACCAGCCACGCCGCCTTCGTCGACGCCGTCCGCGCCACCCTCGCCGACGGCCCCCTGCTGCCCGCCGGCGCCCTCCGCGCCTCTGTGGAACCCCACTCGTGGCAGGCCCGAACCCGGACGCTGCTGGCCCTGACCACCGCGCGCCGGTCCTGA